The nucleotide window GCGGTGCCCACCGATCTCGACGTCTCGGCCGACGGTGGCCTGGCCGTGGTGGCCCTGCGCGCCATCGGCGAGGTGGCCTGGCTGCCCCTCCCGGCGGGGCTCACCGATCCGGGCCTGCTCCAGCGCGCGGCGATCACCGAGGTCCCTCCCGGGCAGGTGACCCTGGCGGAGGACGCGAGCTTCCTCGTCGCCTTCACGACCTCCGAGCCGAGTGAGGCCCTGGCCTGGGTCGAGCTGGCCACCGGGCAGGTGAGCGTCTTCGACCGCCTGCAGAAGTGGGTGCGCACCGTGGGCATCGCGCCGGGCGGCGGCCGCGCCATCGTGCTGCACCGGCCCGATCCCGACTCGACCGTCGCCGATCCCTACGAGCGCGAGGTGGATCTCGACGAGGGCTACAGCCTGGTCGATCTCGCCGGACCCTTCGCGCAGCTCAAGCGGACGGCGGGGATCCCTCCCCGCACCATGGTCTTCACCCCCGACGGCCTGCACGCCGGGGTGACCCTGCGGGACGGGAACCGCGGCCGGATCGACGCGGTCGATCTCGAGACCCTCGTCACCGACACCCTGCCGCTCGCCTCGGGGCCGCAGTTCTCCGGGGCGCTGCCCGCGGGCGCGGCCGGCGCGGACCGGATGTGGGTCACCCAGGATCACGCCGCCGGGCGGATCTCCTTCGTCTCCCTGGCGGAGCGGGTGGTGCGCACGGTCACCGGCTACGACCTCAACGCGGAGATCGAAACCCCATGAGGAAGCTCACGTACTCGATCGTCCTGGCTCTCTTTTTCGTCGCGACCTTCAGCGTCGCCTGCGATCCCCGCGAGCCGATCTGGCAGCGGCCCCTGGCCACCGTCGGCCCGCTCTCGGTCGAGGGCCGGCTGGTCTTCCTGAACCGGACGACCGGGCAGGTGATCGCGCTCTCGCCGGAGACCGGCGTGCTGGCCCACGCCGTCGGGGAGCGCCCGCGGACGATGGTGGCGATGCCGGGCGGGGTGGGGGTGATCGCCGGCACCGGCGATGCTCCCCTCTTCGACCGGATCGATCTCGCGGACGGCGCCCGCGACCGGGTGGAGCTGCCCGCCCCCTACGATCGGATCTGGGTCTCCCCCTCGGGCGCCCACGCCCTGCTGACCTTCGACCCCAACGCGCCCCAGGCGCCCGGCGCGGTCCCCGCCCGGAACAACAACGAGGTGGGGGTGGTGGAGCTCGCCACCGGGCAGGTCGAGCAGCTCCTCCTCCAGACCGAGTCCCTGGCCCCCCGGGAGGTCGTCTTCAGCGATGACGGCGCCCTGGCGGCCGTCCTCCTCGACTCCGCCGTGGCCCTGATCGATCTGGTGGCCGAGCCCGCCGAGATCGTCACCGTGCCCCTGCGGCTGGGGGACGGCTCCCTCCTCGGACCCCGCAAGGGCCTCTTCGCCCCTGACGGCGGCCACCTCTACCTGCGGGTCGACGGCAGCCCCGACGTGCTCACCCTGGAGATCGCCCGCGGCGCCGGCGCGCTGGGCGCCTCGGTGAACTTCCTCTTCGTCCCCGACGCGGTGGCCCTAGTGGACATCGCCCGGGTGGAGGGGTGGGGCGATCACGTCGCCGCCCTCTTCTGGCGGACCGAGGGCGCGACCCTGGCGCTGCTGGAGGCCAGCGGTGACACCTCTCGCGGGCTGGAGGTCCAGCTCTCCGAGCGGGCGGGGAAGATCCTCGACCTCGGTGGAGGCCACCTCCTGGCCTGTCAGGCGCCGGTGGGCCGCGCCGGCTCCTCGAGCCGCTACGTCGCCGCCTGGAGCCTGGAGACCGGCCGCCTGGACGAGGACGCCCTGCTGGGCACCTACCTCGGGGAGCCGAGGCTGGGCGCCGGGAGGGTCTTCTTCTCCCACGGCCCGGTGGCGGTGGATGGCCAGTCCGCGGACGGGGCCATCACGGTGCTGCGGGTCGAGGAGGACGAGCTGCGCCTGCGGGTGCGCCTCTCGCCGGTGGTGCTCGGTGGCGCCGGGACCCTGGCCGCGGCGCCGCTGCCCGACGGCTCCCTGCTCACGGGCGTGCAGGCGCCGCGGGCGGACAGCGGGGCGCCCCCGGACCTCGACGGCGCGCGGGGGGGCGAGGTGGCCTTCCTCCTGCCGGTGAGCGCCGAGGGGCAGCCGGGGGAGGGGATGGTCCTCGACGAGCGGGTCGAGCAGGTCGGGGTGACGGGCGACTTCGCCTGGGCCCTGCACCCCGGTGAGGTCGGTGACGTCACCCTGGTGCCCCTCGCCGACCTTCAGCGGAACGCCGCCCGGCGCTACCGTGCCTTCCTCTTCACGGGCCTCACCGGGGCCGAGGAGCTCGCGCGATGATCACCACCCGACTTCTCCGGGTCCTGCTCGGCCTGACCCTCGCCCTGCCAGCGAGCATGGCGCTGGGCGAGCTCTCCCTGGGCTTCTCCTCCGGCGGCGCGATCGTGACGGCTCCGGAGTTCGAGCTGGTCAGCGACGGCGAGGGGATGCCGGCCCTCGGCCTGCGGGCCGGCCTCGAGCTGGATCCGAGCTTCGAGGTCCAGCTGGGCCTGGGCTACTCCGGCGCCCGCGCCCCGCTCTTCGGCAACCAGTACGCCGGGCTGCGCCTGCTCACCCTGGAGCTCACCGCGGGCTACCACCTTCCCCTCTGGAGCTTCCTGGGGACGGGGGTGCGCCTGGGGATCCTCGGCGACCTCGGGCGGCTGCAGATCGAGTCGTACAGTGACTACGATCGCTTCCGGGGCTGGAGCGCCGGCTTCGGGCTCGTCGCCCTGGCCGGCCTCGAGTGCCGCGTGCCCCTGGAGTCCCGGCGCCTCGACGGGGCGCGCCGCCCCAGCGGGCAGACCTTCCGCTTCGGGGTGGAGGCCGGCTACCGGTGGCGCCCCGCGGCGATGCCCTTCCACGATCTCGACCGCAAGACCGCCCGCGAGGATCCCGAGATCCAGCGGATCGCGCTGGAGGGCTTCGACGCCGGCTCGATCCGCCTCTCCGGTGCGGTGGTCCAGCTCACCGCGGGCATGAGCTTCTAGACGATCAGCACTTGGGCTCGGAGCGCACGGCGTGCAGGCCGATCTGCGTGATCTCCGAGTCCTCGTCGTCGTCCACCAGATCGATCACCCGCCCGGTGGTCTGCCGCAGGCGGCGGCAGAGCTCGCGGTTGATGTTCTGGAGGATCAACACGTAGGCCTTCACGTCTTCCTTGTAGAGGCGGTAGAGGTCCATCCCGGTCAGCTCGTGGACGCGGGCCTCGGTCTGGACCTCGATGGAGTAGGGGCGGGGGTGCATCTCGATCAGCGAGGTCTCCCCGAAGAAGTCCCCGGGCAGGAGGCGCATCAGCTTCACCCGGCAGCCGTTGGTCTTGGCCTGGCAGGCCACCAGCTCGCCGCGCTCGATGACGTACATCGCCTGACCGCGATCGCCCTCGTGGAAGACCTCCTCCCCGACGGCGAAGCGGCGCTCCACCAGCCGATCCATCACGCGGCCGAGCTGATCCTCGTTCAGCCCCCCGAAGAAGGGGGTGCGAGGGAGGAAGCGGTGCAACCAGGCTCGGCGAGCGTCCATCCTCTGATTCTATAGCGTGGCTCCGGGGTCCTGAAGTCGCTGGCTCGACTTTCCCCCGACCCGGTTCGCGGGTGAGGGGTGCTCCACGCTCCGGCGTATGGTTCACCCCCCACTTCCAGGGCGCCGGCGAGGGGGCCCGCCGGCGTTTGTCCCTCATTTCGGCAGGTTGGAGGTGGAGGTGAGGTGGGCACACACATTGCACACACCCTCCCACGAATACCCACCGGAACCACTCGGTCGCAGGTTCCCAAAGGAGACAACCCGATGAAACGCTTCTTCGCCA belongs to Deltaproteobacteria bacterium and includes:
- a CDS encoding cyclic nucleotide-binding domain-containing protein, yielding MDARRAWLHRFLPRTPFFGGLNEDQLGRVMDRLVERRFAVGEEVFHEGDRGQAMYVIERGELVACQAKTNGCRVKLMRLLPGDFFGETSLIEMHPRPYSIEVQTEARVHELTGMDLYRLYKEDVKAYVLILQNINRELCRRLRQTTGRVIDLVDDDEDSEITQIGLHAVRSEPKC